One stretch of Natronobacterium gregoryi SP2 DNA includes these proteins:
- a CDS encoding DUF7521 family protein, with translation MSPAVAEASATIALAIVKTLILLVGSVITFFTFKAYRRTKQRSLGLLAVGFGLITLGLVLAGLLFELLDVALITGVLLESLLMLAGFLVIAYSLYVN, from the coding sequence ATGAGTCCTGCAGTCGCCGAAGCGTCGGCCACGATCGCACTCGCCATCGTCAAGACACTCATATTGCTAGTCGGGAGTGTCATCACGTTCTTTACCTTCAAGGCATATCGCCGCACCAAACAACGCTCTCTGGGCTTGCTCGCGGTCGGCTTTGGACTCATCACTCTCGGGTTGGTGCTTGCTGGTCTACTGTTCGAACTGCTCGACGTGGCGTTGATAACCGGGGTCCTCCTCGAGAGTCTCCTGATGCTTGCGGGCTTTCTCGTGATCGCGTACTCGCTGTACGTCAACTAA
- a CDS encoding Cdc6/Cdc18 family protein: protein MIADPRAFDDSYDGVELLHREGEMRDLFERLTGSPENGDVLVSGPSGVGKTLFAHKALDRLEQRRPIYRVHVNCLGKTTAGIHRAVLEAHPNGPDAVPRTTGTDSVRRTLRESIDRETVVVLDEGDDLPETDAVGGLLRFRDVTLIVITHDKKRWLSRLDVDDGHSFDRGHVNLERYGIPELTKILRRRARQGFHQPDVVSRQHLQYIADGVAGVARNAIQWLWGAATVAHERDHVTIQDEDVKDGKERAWRRVRELNLESLPTHHRVLYAIVHDAGEISGEELHNQYNAVKDDLYRDIPACPIGKRARREKFSKLREYDLVDYDGSTRARTYWVIDESVTPQLELPTSVGTSPTDHRPH from the coding sequence ATGATCGCTGATCCCAGAGCGTTCGACGACAGCTATGACGGCGTCGAACTCCTCCACCGCGAAGGCGAGATGCGGGACCTCTTCGAGCGCCTCACGGGATCGCCCGAGAACGGCGACGTACTCGTCTCGGGACCCAGCGGGGTCGGCAAGACGCTGTTCGCCCACAAGGCGCTCGACCGACTCGAGCAGCGCCGCCCGATCTACCGCGTACACGTCAACTGTCTCGGAAAGACCACCGCTGGCATCCATCGCGCCGTCCTCGAGGCCCACCCGAACGGTCCCGACGCAGTCCCTCGAACGACCGGCACCGACTCGGTCCGACGGACGCTCCGTGAGTCGATCGACCGCGAGACCGTCGTCGTCCTCGACGAAGGAGACGACCTTCCCGAAACGGACGCCGTCGGCGGCCTACTGCGGTTTCGAGACGTGACTCTCATCGTGATCACCCACGATAAAAAGCGGTGGCTCTCGCGACTCGACGTCGACGACGGTCACTCGTTCGACCGCGGCCACGTCAACCTCGAGCGGTACGGCATCCCCGAGTTGACTAAGATCCTCCGTCGACGTGCTCGACAAGGGTTCCACCAGCCCGATGTCGTCTCCCGCCAACACCTCCAGTACATCGCCGACGGCGTCGCCGGTGTCGCACGGAACGCCATCCAATGGCTCTGGGGCGCTGCCACCGTCGCCCACGAACGCGACCACGTCACGATACAGGACGAGGACGTCAAGGACGGCAAGGAACGCGCCTGGCGTCGCGTCCGCGAACTGAATCTCGAGTCGCTCCCCACTCACCATCGGGTGCTGTACGCGATCGTCCACGACGCCGGCGAAATCTCCGGTGAGGAACTCCACAACCAGTACAACGCGGTCAAAGACGACCTTTATCGAGACATCCCGGCGTGTCCGATCGGCAAACGGGCGCGCCGCGAGAAGTTCTCGAAGCTCCGGGAGTACGACCTCGTCGACTACGACGGCTCAACTCGAGCCCGGACTTACTGGGTGATCGACGAGAGCGTTACACCGCAACTCGAGTTGCCGACGTCTGTCGGAACTTCCCCCACCGACCACCGTCCGCACTAG
- a CDS encoding CDGSH iron-sulfur domain-containing protein produces MTRLVELEGTGPCKLDTSDIDDEKGDVAVCRCGLSESFPFCDGSHRRTDGESDDETYVYEEGRREVLERVVTSDELDEE; encoded by the coding sequence ATGACGAGACTCGTCGAACTCGAAGGCACCGGTCCGTGTAAACTCGATACGTCCGATATCGACGACGAGAAAGGAGATGTCGCAGTTTGTCGGTGCGGTCTCTCGGAGTCGTTCCCGTTCTGTGACGGCAGTCACCGTCGCACCGATGGTGAAAGCGACGACGAGACGTACGTCTACGAGGAAGGCCGTCGGGAAGTCCTCGAGCGGGTCGTCACCAGCGACGAACTGGACGAGGAATAG
- a CDS encoding cytochrome c oxidase subunit II: MNIHTYEKFWLIGAMVLIVAFIATVTYGAAGLGIAMVDDEGGTIAPDEIGDHDKFGDPGVHQVGENEYDVYVHAYTFGYSPDTIEIPENSEVTFYVTSSDVTHSFTVVGTNVNTMVIPGEIAEITAQFDEPEEYGILCNEYCGFGHHDMEAELHVVPETEFDLTELAVDAPDEVDTDDQAQVTASVTNGMLEDLDTTVTLEIGNETVEEDVTVAGDSSEDVTFAVDASTLGDGDHDWTVTVDDYTESDQLTVGTDDDGDSDDGDTTEEE; the protein is encoded by the coding sequence ATGAACATTCACACGTACGAGAAATTCTGGCTGATCGGTGCGATGGTCCTTATCGTCGCGTTCATCGCGACAGTCACCTACGGTGCCGCCGGACTCGGCATCGCGATGGTCGACGACGAAGGTGGAACGATCGCCCCGGACGAAATCGGTGATCACGACAAGTTCGGCGACCCCGGAGTCCACCAAGTCGGTGAAAACGAGTACGACGTGTACGTCCACGCGTACACGTTCGGGTACAGCCCCGATACAATCGAGATTCCGGAGAACAGTGAGGTAACCTTCTACGTCACCAGTTCCGACGTTACACACAGTTTCACTGTCGTCGGAACGAACGTCAACACGATGGTCATTCCCGGTGAGATCGCCGAGATAACCGCCCAATTCGACGAACCAGAGGAGTACGGCATCCTCTGTAACGAGTACTGTGGCTTCGGCCACCACGACATGGAGGCCGAACTCCACGTCGTCCCCGAAACCGAGTTCGACCTCACCGAACTCGCCGTCGATGCCCCCGACGAAGTCGACACCGACGACCAAGCCCAGGTCACCGCATCCGTGACCAACGGGATGCTCGAAGACCTCGACACCACCGTCACCCTCGAGATCGGTAACGAGACCGTCGAGGAAGACGTCACGGTCGCTGGCGACTCGAGCGAGGACGTGACGTTCGCCGTCGACGCGTCGACCCTCGGCGACGGTGACCACGACTGGACGGTGACCGTCGACGACTACACGGAAAGCGACCAGTTGACCGTCGGAACTGACGACGACGGCGACAGCGACGACGGCGATACGACGGAGGAGGAGTAA
- a CDS encoding b(o/a)3-type cytochrome-c oxidase subunit 1 has protein sequence MSTYVDNFPEEAAIVRKAFYTSFVFLALGGVFGLIQTLHRTDFLRFMDSADYYTVLTAHGVFLVIAFTIFFLVGVFTWAVTTSLDRGLEDLRLTKLWFGLMSAGGLAAAITILSGFVGDAPILGALDADVLFTFYTPLEAHPLFYIGLVVFVIGTWVAGADWIRTWWSWRKDNPNERIPLPTFMVITTMIMWYIATLGVAIAIIVFILPWSLGLVESVNPLLTRTLFWYFGHPVVYFWLMPAYMMWYLLLPKLAGGRLFSDPLARVVFVLFLLLSTPVGIHHQYLDPGISEGFKFIAMTNTMFLLLPSFLTAFTVVASMEHGARQNGGTGYLSWLGALPWRDPAFTGMALAGLMFAAGGFSGMVNAGMNINYLVHNSLWVPGHFHLTVGTAVALTFMAGAYWFLPQLTGNKLWSRPLAVGQTVIWFIGMSFMSNAMHRAGLIGMPRRTAEPQYENFGFDAGVGSVAELDAQIALGGALLTVSLLLFFVVIAMTAFNGDSDYTESNSIPTPLSGPEDAPQVLDNLKLWTILAIVLVIIAYSLPLASIIDGRGLFGPGIEPFDPIPFSVVSTTLELTAEHVTGVIR, from the coding sequence ATGAGTACGTACGTAGACAACTTCCCTGAAGAAGCAGCGATCGTTCGGAAGGCATTCTACACGTCGTTCGTGTTCCTGGCCCTCGGTGGCGTCTTCGGGCTCATTCAGACGCTTCACCGGACGGACTTCCTCAGGTTCATGGATTCGGCGGACTACTACACCGTTCTCACCGCTCACGGGGTTTTCCTCGTGATCGCGTTCACGATCTTCTTCCTCGTGGGCGTGTTCACCTGGGCGGTCACGACGAGCCTCGACCGTGGGCTCGAGGATCTCCGGCTGACGAAGCTGTGGTTCGGTCTGATGTCGGCTGGTGGACTCGCCGCAGCGATCACCATTCTGTCCGGCTTCGTCGGCGACGCACCGATCCTCGGCGCACTCGATGCCGACGTTCTCTTTACCTTCTACACGCCACTCGAGGCTCACCCACTGTTTTACATCGGGCTCGTGGTGTTCGTGATCGGCACCTGGGTCGCCGGTGCTGACTGGATTCGCACGTGGTGGAGCTGGCGCAAGGACAACCCGAACGAACGCATCCCGCTCCCGACGTTCATGGTCATCACGACCATGATCATGTGGTACATCGCGACGCTTGGCGTCGCAATCGCGATTATCGTGTTCATCCTGCCGTGGTCGCTCGGTCTCGTCGAGAGCGTCAATCCGCTGTTGACCCGGACGCTGTTCTGGTACTTCGGCCATCCAGTCGTCTACTTCTGGCTGATGCCGGCGTACATGATGTGGTACCTTCTGCTACCGAAACTCGCCGGTGGTCGCCTCTTCAGTGACCCGCTCGCACGCGTCGTGTTCGTGCTTTTCCTGTTGCTCTCGACGCCGGTCGGCATTCACCACCAGTATCTCGATCCTGGTATCTCAGAAGGGTTCAAATTTATCGCGATGACAAATACGATGTTCCTGCTGTTACCGAGCTTTCTGACTGCCTTTACCGTCGTCGCCAGTATGGAACACGGTGCTCGCCAGAACGGCGGTACGGGCTATCTCTCCTGGCTCGGTGCGCTCCCGTGGCGTGACCCGGCCTTTACCGGCATGGCACTCGCCGGCCTAATGTTCGCTGCGGGTGGCTTCTCCGGCATGGTCAACGCGGGGATGAACATCAACTATCTCGTCCACAACTCCCTGTGGGTCCCCGGCCACTTCCACCTTACCGTCGGCACTGCGGTCGCCCTGACGTTCATGGCCGGAGCCTACTGGTTCCTCCCGCAACTGACCGGGAACAAGCTATGGAGTCGCCCGCTCGCTGTCGGCCAGACCGTAATCTGGTTCATCGGTATGTCGTTCATGTCGAACGCGATGCACCGGGCTGGTCTGATTGGCATGCCCCGCCGAACCGCCGAACCCCAGTACGAGAACTTCGGGTTCGACGCCGGCGTCGGCTCTGTCGCCGAACTCGACGCACAGATCGCACTCGGCGGTGCCTTGCTTACCGTGTCGCTGTTGCTCTTCTTCGTGGTCATCGCCATGACCGCCTTCAATGGCGACAGCGATTACACCGAATCGAACTCGATTCCGACGCCACTGTCGGGCCCCGAAGACGCTCCACAAGTCCTCGACAACCTGAAACTCTGGACGATCCTCGCAATCGTCCTCGTTATCATCGCCTACTCGCTGCCACTCGCAAGCATCATCGACGGCCGTGGCCTGTTCGGTCCCGGCATCGAACCGTTCGACCCGATCCCGTTTAGCGTCGTCTCCACGACGCTCGAACTCACGGCCGAACACGTGACCGGGGTGATCCGCTAA
- a CDS encoding heavy metal translocating P-type ATPase produces the protein MAENPHARPNATPAKSDQGTSEETPSGCQLCDLPTPADPFTAADVEGEYCCRGCLEVSRALEDAETDAACVQSRLDVDETADLDELEGEDAYLAVDGMHCSTCEAFLETSAESHDGVRGAEASYATETVRVVYDPDEVTTEALPEVVSGYGYRARDRTDAAGADDEEGQALVKFLAGGGLFGMMVMVWYVVFLYPSYFGYEPVVQFGDFDGYYVAANIWLMTSFVLFYTGYPILRGAYVSLRAGMPNMDLLVTTAAVGAYAYSTLAMVLGRTDLYFDVSVAVILVVTAGTYYEERIKRRATSLLSDLTEQQVDDARLESGETVPLEDVDPGDRLLVRPGERIPLDGDLREGTAAVDESLVTGESIPVEKGPGDSVRGGTVVTDAPVIVEVGDDAESTLDRLVSLLWSIQSSRPGVQRLADKLATIFVPLVLVLATATTILFLATGSSLSRALLVGLTVVIVSCPCALGLATPLAIASGVQAAAKRGIVVAAETIFEDAPDVDVVVLDKTGTLTTGSMTVARVHGENEERLLQRAGAVEQFSEHPIAEAITDAAFEDDDQLEVDVEAFERDRRGVSGVVDGHRVVVGHPDYLREHELAISTSLEARIADARAAGDVPVVVGWGGRSRGVIVVGDSPRGEWKDAVQTLATGRDVVVLTGDEGAAADRFRSVDGVSEVFAGVPPEAKAETVERLRARGSVAMVGDGSNDAPALAAADVGIAMGSGTKLATDAADAVIVGDDLAAIAETFDLAAGTNSRIKQNLGWAFFYNAVAIPLAITGLLNPLFAALAMATSSLLVVINSSRSI, from the coding sequence ATGGCCGAGAACCCACACGCACGACCGAACGCGACGCCGGCCAAGAGCGATCAGGGCACGTCAGAAGAGACACCATCTGGCTGCCAGCTCTGTGATCTTCCGACACCTGCCGATCCGTTCACGGCTGCCGATGTCGAAGGCGAGTACTGTTGTCGTGGCTGTCTCGAGGTGAGTCGGGCACTCGAGGACGCAGAAACGGACGCGGCATGCGTCCAGTCCAGACTCGACGTCGACGAGACGGCCGACCTCGACGAACTCGAGGGTGAAGACGCCTACCTCGCGGTCGATGGGATGCACTGTTCGACCTGCGAGGCCTTCCTCGAGACGAGTGCCGAATCGCACGACGGCGTCCGTGGTGCGGAAGCGAGTTACGCGACCGAAACGGTCCGGGTAGTGTACGATCCGGACGAGGTCACGACCGAAGCGTTGCCCGAGGTCGTCTCTGGGTACGGGTACAGAGCTCGGGACCGGACGGACGCCGCTGGCGCGGACGACGAGGAGGGGCAAGCGCTGGTGAAGTTTCTGGCTGGCGGTGGTCTGTTTGGAATGATGGTGATGGTGTGGTACGTCGTCTTTCTCTATCCGAGCTACTTCGGCTACGAGCCCGTCGTCCAGTTCGGTGACTTCGACGGCTACTACGTCGCAGCGAACATCTGGCTGATGACCTCGTTCGTCCTCTTTTATACGGGGTATCCGATTCTTCGAGGTGCGTACGTGAGTCTGCGGGCGGGGATGCCGAACATGGATTTGCTGGTGACGACTGCAGCCGTCGGTGCGTACGCCTACAGTACGCTCGCGATGGTGCTCGGGCGAACCGACCTGTACTTCGACGTCAGCGTCGCCGTCATCCTCGTCGTCACTGCTGGTACCTACTACGAAGAGCGGATCAAGCGCCGCGCGACGAGTCTTCTCTCGGACTTGACTGAACAGCAAGTCGACGACGCACGACTCGAGAGCGGCGAAACCGTCCCGCTCGAGGATGTCGATCCTGGAGACCGACTCCTCGTACGTCCGGGCGAGCGGATTCCGCTGGATGGCGACCTTCGCGAGGGGACGGCTGCCGTCGACGAGTCGCTGGTGACTGGCGAGTCTATTCCCGTCGAGAAAGGGCCTGGCGACTCCGTCCGTGGCGGTACAGTCGTCACCGACGCGCCGGTCATCGTCGAAGTTGGAGACGACGCCGAGAGCACGCTCGATCGACTCGTCTCCTTGCTGTGGTCGATCCAGAGTTCGCGGCCGGGAGTCCAGCGACTCGCGGACAAACTGGCGACGATCTTCGTGCCGCTCGTGCTCGTGCTGGCGACGGCTACGACGATACTCTTTCTCGCGACGGGATCGAGTCTTTCGAGAGCGCTACTAGTCGGGTTGACGGTCGTAATCGTCTCCTGTCCCTGTGCGCTGGGGCTGGCGACGCCGCTGGCGATCGCCTCGGGGGTCCAGGCAGCCGCGAAGCGAGGAATCGTCGTTGCTGCGGAGACGATCTTCGAGGACGCACCAGACGTCGATGTCGTCGTACTGGACAAGACAGGGACGCTGACGACGGGTTCGATGACCGTTGCGAGAGTCCACGGAGAAAACGAAGAGCGACTGCTCCAGCGGGCCGGAGCAGTCGAACAGTTCTCGGAGCATCCGATCGCCGAAGCGATCACCGACGCGGCGTTCGAAGACGACGACCAACTCGAGGTCGACGTCGAGGCGTTCGAACGCGACAGGCGCGGCGTCAGTGGCGTCGTCGACGGACACCGGGTCGTCGTCGGCCATCCCGACTACCTTCGAGAACACGAACTGGCTATTTCCACCTCGCTAGAGGCTCGGATCGCGGACGCGCGTGCGGCCGGTGACGTTCCGGTCGTCGTCGGTTGGGGTGGTCGGTCGCGTGGCGTGATCGTCGTCGGTGACTCCCCACGTGGGGAGTGGAAAGACGCCGTCCAGACGCTCGCGACAGGGCGTGACGTCGTCGTGCTGACGGGCGACGAAGGGGCCGCAGCCGACCGATTCCGGTCCGTCGATGGGGTGAGCGAGGTCTTCGCGGGCGTCCCTCCGGAAGCGAAAGCCGAGACGGTCGAGCGGCTCCGCGCTCGCGGCTCCGTCGCGATGGTCGGCGACGGGAGCAACGACGCCCCCGCGCTGGCAGCCGCCGACGTCGGCATCGCGATGGGAAGCGGAACGAAACTCGCGACAGACGCGGCCGACGCCGTGATCGTCGGCGATGACCTGGCAGCAATTGCGGAGACGTTCGATCTCGCGGCCGGCACTAACAGCCGGATCAAACAGAACCTCGGGTGGGCCTTTTTCTACAACGCGGTCGCGATCCCGCTTGCGATCACCGGCCTGTTGAACCCGCTTTTCGCGGCACTGGCGATGGCCACGAGCAGTCTACTGGTCGTGATAAACTCCTCGCGGTCGATCTGA
- a CDS encoding DUF7091 family protein: protein MPDRRRVERFFRSKLQEAGKQYEQLRKSTDGQLEETREVYEVAKNARCLPLDEAGRAQIVCRRYAERRAAKLDDQFRPACYEDGQPDCDGCVEDIHSGRVETWEMDE from the coding sequence ATGCCGGATCGCCGTCGAGTCGAGCGGTTCTTTCGGTCGAAGCTTCAGGAAGCAGGCAAGCAGTACGAGCAGCTCCGCAAGTCGACCGACGGGCAACTCGAGGAGACACGTGAGGTCTACGAGGTGGCGAAAAACGCTCGGTGCTTGCCGTTGGACGAGGCTGGCCGGGCACAAATCGTCTGTCGGCGGTACGCTGAGCGGCGGGCAGCAAAACTCGACGATCAGTTCCGGCCGGCCTGTTACGAGGATGGACAGCCGGACTGTGACGGTTGTGTCGAGGACATCCACAGTGGTCGGGTCGAGACCTGGGAGATGGACGAATGA